A single genomic interval of Saccharothrix saharensis harbors:
- a CDS encoding NAD(P)-dependent oxidoreductase: MRVVVLGTGLMGAGMARSLLRSKMDVVVWNRSAAKARPLADEGAVVAEDPKSAVVGADVVITMLFDADATAGVMAEALPSVPAADGAVWVQCGTVGLAGIEHLAELAAMYGVPLVDAPVLGTRAPAEQGTLTVLAAGPVEVREAVAPVFDAIGVRTVWAGERAGDGQRLKLAANSWVLSITAATAQAVALTRGLGLDPDAFLEVIAGGPVDSTYAQAKGRAMIDGEFPPSFGVDGAVKDSGLILAAMAVAGTDDRLMRVLGEHYRVASERVGEGADMAAVVAAFGS, encoded by the coding sequence ATGCGCGTGGTGGTGCTGGGCACGGGTCTGATGGGCGCCGGGATGGCGCGGAGCCTCCTGCGGTCCAAGATGGACGTGGTGGTGTGGAACCGGAGCGCGGCCAAGGCCCGGCCGCTGGCCGACGAGGGCGCGGTGGTCGCCGAGGACCCGAAGAGCGCGGTCGTCGGCGCCGACGTCGTGATCACCATGCTGTTCGACGCGGACGCGACGGCCGGGGTGATGGCGGAGGCGTTGCCGTCGGTGCCGGCGGCGGACGGCGCGGTGTGGGTGCAGTGCGGCACGGTCGGGTTGGCCGGGATCGAGCACCTGGCGGAGCTGGCGGCCATGTACGGCGTGCCGCTCGTGGACGCGCCCGTGCTCGGTACGCGTGCGCCGGCGGAGCAGGGGACGTTGACGGTGCTCGCGGCGGGGCCGGTCGAGGTGCGGGAGGCCGTCGCGCCGGTGTTCGACGCGATCGGTGTGCGCACGGTGTGGGCGGGGGAACGGGCCGGGGACGGCCAGCGGTTGAAGTTGGCGGCCAACTCGTGGGTGCTGTCGATCACGGCGGCGACGGCGCAGGCGGTGGCGTTGACGCGGGGGTTGGGGTTGGATCCCGACGCGTTCCTGGAGGTCATCGCGGGTGGGCCGGTGGACAGCACCTATGCGCAGGCCAAGGGGAGGGCGATGATCGACGGTGAGTTCCCGCCGTCGTTCGGGGTGGACGGGGCGGTCAAGGACAGCGGGTTGATCTTGGCGGCGATGGCGGTGGCGGGGACGGATGACCGGTTGATGCGCGTGTTGGGGGAGCACTACCGGGTGGCGTCGGAGAGGGTGGGGGAAGGGGCGGACATGGCGGCGGTGGTGGCGGCGTTCGGGTCGTGA
- a CDS encoding amidase produces the protein MRSLLAALLCVLVAAPPANAHTRPVEDLDAATIPQLVRRLDAGTLTAVDLTRAYLRRIETVDRKVRSVVAVNPEALAQAAESDRRRRQGRARGPMDGIPVLLKDNIDTRSTGTTAGSRALRVPPRDDAELVRRLRAAGAVVLGKTNLSEWANFRSTTSTSGWSAVGGQTNNPHVLDRNPCGSSSGSGAAVAASLAQVAVGTETDGSIVCPAGQNGVVGLKPTLGRVSGDGVVPISSRQDTAGPMARHVVDAAILMSALEGRGVDYAAGLGSATLRGKRVGVWRLAGRNAEADRVVREAVDVLRRSGAVVVEVELPYQAEVGAVEFPALITEFKHDLERYLRTRPGAPKTLAELIAFNEADPVELGKFGQELFLEAAKAPPITDPGYVEQRRTATSLARRSIDEVLAGHRLDVIMAPTNGPAWRTEYGRGDAYELGSSTPAAVSGYPNATVPAGFAGSLPIGVSFMAGHGADARVLGIAAAFERAADARRAPGYSPS, from the coding sequence ATGCGATCCCTGCTCGCGGCCCTGTTGTGCGTGCTCGTCGCCGCCCCGCCGGCCAACGCCCACACCCGTCCGGTCGAGGACCTGGACGCGGCGACCATCCCGCAGCTGGTCCGCCGCCTGGACGCGGGCACCCTCACCGCCGTCGACCTCACCCGCGCCTACCTGCGGCGCATCGAGACCGTCGACCGGAAGGTGCGGTCGGTGGTCGCGGTGAACCCCGAAGCGCTCGCCCAAGCCGCGGAGAGCGACCGGCGGCGTCGGCAGGGACGCGCCAGGGGGCCGATGGACGGCATCCCGGTGCTGCTCAAGGACAACATCGACACCAGGAGCACGGGCACGACGGCCGGGTCACGCGCCCTGCGCGTACCGCCGCGCGACGACGCCGAACTGGTGCGCCGGCTGCGTGCGGCCGGTGCGGTGGTGCTGGGCAAGACGAACCTGTCGGAGTGGGCGAACTTCCGCTCCACGACGTCCACGTCCGGGTGGTCCGCGGTGGGCGGGCAGACCAACAACCCGCACGTCCTCGACCGCAACCCGTGCGGCTCGTCGTCCGGCTCGGGCGCGGCGGTGGCGGCGTCGTTGGCGCAGGTCGCGGTCGGCACGGAGACCGACGGCTCGATCGTGTGCCCGGCGGGGCAGAACGGCGTGGTCGGGCTCAAGCCGACGCTCGGCCGGGTCAGCGGCGACGGCGTCGTGCCGATCTCGTCGCGGCAGGACACGGCGGGCCCGATGGCGCGGCACGTGGTGGACGCGGCGATCCTCATGTCCGCGTTGGAGGGCAGGGGTGTCGACTACGCGGCGGGCCTCGGGTCGGCGACGTTGCGCGGCAAAAGGGTCGGCGTGTGGCGCCTCGCGGGGCGCAACGCCGAAGCGGACCGGGTGGTGCGGGAGGCGGTGGACGTGCTGCGGCGGTCCGGCGCGGTGGTGGTCGAGGTGGAGCTGCCGTACCAGGCCGAGGTGGGGGCGGTCGAGTTCCCCGCGTTGATCACGGAGTTCAAGCACGACCTGGAGCGGTACCTGAGGACGCGGCCGGGCGCGCCGAAGACGCTGGCGGAGCTGATCGCGTTCAACGAGGCCGACCCGGTCGAGTTGGGCAAGTTCGGGCAGGAGCTGTTCCTGGAGGCGGCGAAGGCACCGCCGATCACCGATCCGGGGTACGTCGAGCAGCGCCGCACCGCGACCTCGCTCGCCCGCCGGTCGATCGACGAGGTGCTGGCCGGGCACCGGCTGGACGTGATCATGGCGCCGACGAACGGGCCCGCGTGGCGGACCGAGTACGGCCGCGGTGACGCGTACGAGTTGGGGTCCTCGACGCCGGCGGCGGTGTCCGGGTACCCGAACGCGACGGTGCCGGCCGGGTTCGCCGGGTCGTTGCCGATCGGGGTCTCGTTCATGGCCGGGCACGGCGCGGACGCCCGTGTCCTCGGGATCGCGGCGGCGTTCGAGCGGGCGGCGGACGCGCGGCGGGCACCGGGGTACTCGCCTTCGTGA
- a CDS encoding L-histidine N(alpha)-methyltransferase has translation MTASDGRLVGDLAKAIDESDFAWSLVLVGEDQRDKLAALTGDLLGKPSSNGDGKQITSGYAYWGIGPTIAWAHACADPFYLVMKQSLDSFTRRWGRVRGRVGEGFHHVSFGVGTGHKDRLILEHLLEHNQDLLYLPVDMSSEMLRLGTREATHRVGPRGHRVVPVQLDFSITDNLAELRDLVHRLVGDEPVLYSLLGNTLANFDHDDELLANLTALARPQDRFLLEVATTEALSDDLARDAVEEYSRSRAYREFVTSALLHNTDLTITVDAVQFRGSVEGDRALKVKVVYQNQTGDDILMMLPDRTRVAFPDRDTIRLYLTRKYARRALDGIVRAAGMRKVTGTHSDFAVPRSAQGFGMDLLLLAPGDPVPAPRPDDDVARVIWEN, from the coding sequence GTGACGGCGAGCGACGGGCGCCTGGTCGGTGACCTGGCCAAGGCCATCGACGAGTCGGACTTCGCCTGGTCGCTGGTGCTCGTGGGCGAGGACCAGCGCGACAAGCTGGCCGCGCTGACCGGCGACCTGCTGGGCAAGCCGTCGTCCAACGGCGACGGCAAGCAGATCACCTCCGGCTACGCCTACTGGGGCATCGGGCCGACGATCGCCTGGGCGCACGCCTGCGCCGACCCGTTCTACCTGGTGATGAAGCAGAGCCTGGACTCGTTCACCCGCCGCTGGGGCCGGGTGCGCGGCCGGGTCGGCGAGGGTTTCCACCACGTCAGCTTCGGCGTCGGCACCGGCCACAAGGACCGGCTGATCCTCGAGCACCTGCTGGAGCACAACCAGGACCTGCTCTACCTGCCGGTGGACATGAGCTCGGAGATGCTGCGGCTGGGCACCCGGGAGGCCACCCACCGGGTCGGCCCGCGCGGGCACCGGGTCGTGCCGGTGCAGCTCGACTTCTCCATCACCGACAACCTCGCCGAGCTGCGCGACCTGGTCCACCGGCTGGTCGGCGACGAGCCGGTGCTGTACTCCCTGCTGGGCAACACGCTGGCCAACTTCGACCACGACGACGAGCTGCTGGCGAACCTGACCGCGCTGGCCCGGCCGCAGGACCGGTTCCTGCTGGAGGTCGCCACCACCGAGGCGCTCAGCGACGACCTGGCCCGCGACGCGGTCGAGGAGTACTCCCGCAGCCGCGCGTACCGCGAGTTCGTCACCAGCGCCCTGCTGCACAACACCGACCTGACGATCACCGTCGACGCCGTGCAGTTCCGCGGCTCCGTCGAGGGCGACCGGGCGCTGAAGGTCAAGGTCGTCTACCAGAACCAGACCGGCGACGACATCCTGATGATGCTGCCCGACCGCACCAGGGTCGCGTTCCCCGACCGCGACACCATCCGCCTCTACCTGACCCGCAAGTACGCGCGCCGGGCGTTGGACGGCATCGTCCGCGCGGCCGGGATGCGCAAGGTCACCGGCACCCACTCCGACTTCGCCGTGCCGCGCTCGGCCCAGGGGTTCGGCATGGACCTGCTGCTGCTCGCCCCCGGCGACCCGGTGCCCGCGCCGCGACCGGATGACGACGTGGCCCGCGTCATCTGGGAGAACTGA
- a CDS encoding DUF6292 family protein, with amino-acid sequence MDWEFDDEGAVRALLAYVSDVTRALGLSGECSFVHSDGSRLGAYLALDGHLPGFADRDVALLWDEGRGWSVAVESDSSEPPFVLARLRGPVRPEPAAVARWVDGLRLVHDGRELLTAS; translated from the coding sequence GTGGACTGGGAATTCGATGACGAAGGCGCGGTACGCGCGCTGTTGGCCTACGTGTCGGACGTGACGCGGGCGCTCGGGCTCAGCGGTGAGTGCTCGTTCGTGCACTCCGACGGCTCCCGGCTGGGTGCCTACCTGGCGCTGGACGGTCACCTGCCGGGGTTCGCGGACCGGGACGTGGCGCTGCTCTGGGACGAGGGTCGCGGCTGGTCGGTGGCGGTGGAGAGCGACAGCTCCGAGCCGCCGTTCGTGCTGGCGCGGTTGCGCGGGCCGGTGCGGCCGGAGCCCGCGGCGGTGGCGCGTTGGGTCGACGGGTTGCGCCTGGTGCACGACGGTCGGGAGCTGCTCACCGCGAGCTGA